The Pangasianodon hypophthalmus isolate fPanHyp1 chromosome 13, fPanHyp1.pri, whole genome shotgun sequence genome includes a window with the following:
- the LOC113528053 gene encoding E3 ubiquitin/ISG15 ligase TRIM25 isoform X1, whose product MNTEHHTDSVQYKHLRYDLLIHPAKKKSFRFSVNEFSGRLNFRFVRNGRGLLRTYREALLTDEDRAACSLHSTVDLSIRKQEMATKPSIIPLLLPVDELLCSICQTLLNDPVTIPCGHNFCKTCISTHWKLAFSSICCPHCRSKFPSKPDLKTNTILCAIKEHVEKVWPVSEDVSIPDEKQINCDICEEGRELSAVKTCVTCLASFCSVHATPHMNSQALAKHCLCTPVTDIKDLLCKKHSKVLEVFCMNHGTAICWQCTAKHRKCNTRSVEEMRTDWKASIEPVATEAQDRQAATGELLETLNTMSEGITDAAEKMTEDVQLCFEALLNTINHAQKRAISFIEAEKLGALQKIEKQKERLDDHMVSISLIKDKIDECLNNDSYFNFLLPLPQLPPEVGQLQDVQLDGQAVERMILDLQQLNSSLESQLSTMLQRREEIREKDLTSDYFRVVSGHSKRRGNLLKYSSRVTFDPVTASALVLLSEDGLTVTVEHSELLTWKDYQVNKEIGFRVLCSKEFSSGQHYWELQPPEDEDSNWAVGVTYKNSHDHYQSLGQDSSSWCVRWQNKGEDKDNDKMANNMEGAKDGEVILPKSLVKEDAVKPKVPNRESKKSKLEEFLKKDKSQEGLPQDENKRERNQALVEDVAEGEEKVSELTEENKTATQEDKNIPKQSSTGFFASHNQEMNLISQKPPGKIGVLLDCDRGWLSFFLVSDSKVRLCYRFQALFSAPLCPAIWLRDPESTMTISKGLETTLQ is encoded by the exons ATGAACACGGAGCATCACACTGACTCAGTTCAGTACAAGCACCTGCGCTATGATCTGCTGATTCACCCTGCAAAGAAAAAGAGCTTTCGTTTCAGTGTAAATGAATTTTCAGGACGGCTGAACTTTCGTTTCGTTAGAAATGGGCGTGGTCTGCTGAGGACCTACCGAGAAGCACTGCTCACTGACGAGGACCGAGCAGCCTGCAGTTTACACAGCACTGTGGACCTCTCCATAAGAAAACAAG AGATGGCCACCAAGCCGTCCATTATCCCACTCCTTCTCCCAGTGGATGAGCTTCTGTGCTCCATCTGCCAGACTCTCCTCAATGATCCTGTGACTATACCATGTGGGCACAACTTTTGTAAGACCTGCATCAGCACACACTGGAAATTAGCCTTTTCATCCATTTGCTGCCCCCACTGCCGCAGTAAGTTCCCCTCGAAGCCGGACCTAAAGACCAACACCATTCTCTGTGCTATCAAGGAGCATGTTGAGAAGGTGTGGCCAGTGTCTGAGGATGTCTCGATTCCAGATGAAAAACAGATCAACTGTGACATCTGTGAGGAGGGAAGGGAGCTGTCAGCAGTCAAGACCTGTGTGACATGCCTGGCTAGCTTTTGCAGTGTGCACGCAACACCCCATATGAATAGCCAAGCACTAGCCAAACACTGCCTGTGCACACCGGTTACAGACATCAAGGATCTGCTGTGTAAGAAGCACAGCAAAGTGCTTGAGGTGTTCTGCATGAACCATGGGACTGCCATCTGTTGGCAGTGTACAGCAAAGCACCGCAAGTGCAACACACGCTCAGTGGAAGAAATGAGGACAGACTGGAAG GCCTCAATCGAGCCAGTGGCAACAGAAGCTCAGGACAGACAGGCTGCCACTGGTGAACTCTTGGAAACATTGAATACTATGTCAGAGGGTATAACG GATGCTGCAGAAAAGATGACTGAAGATGTGCAGCTCTGCTTTGAAGCACTGTTGAACACTATTAACCATGCCCAGAAAAGAGCCATATCTTTTATAGAAGCAGAGAAGTTGGGAGCTCTCcaaaaaatagaaaagcagAAGGAACGATTGGATGATCATATGGTTTCCATATCACTGATCAAGGATAAGATTGATGAGTGCTTAAACAATGACTCGTACTTCAACTTTCTTCTG CCTCTACCACAACTGCCTCCAGAGGTTGGTCAGCTGCAGGATGTTCAGCTGGATGGCCAAGCTGTGGAGAGGATGATATTGGATCTTCAACAACTTAACAGTAGTCTGGAATCTCAGCTCAGCACCATGCTGCAGAGAAGAGAGGAAATACGAGAAAAAG ATTTGACATCAGACTACTTCAGAGTTGTCAGCGGCCACAGCAAACGACGCGGCAACCTTTTGAAAT ATTCCAGCAGAGTGACCTTTGACCCAGTCACTGCTAGTGCCTTGGTGCTTCTCTCTGAGGATGGCCTGACTGTCACAGTGGAGCACAGTGAGCTCCTTACCTGGAAAGACTACCAAGTCAACAAAGAGATAGGCTTCAGGGTGCTGTGTTCAAAAGAGTTCAGCAGTGGGCAGCACTACTGGGAGCTTCAGCCACCGGAGGATGAGGACAGCAACTGGGCCGTGGGTGTGACGTACAAAAACAGTCACGACCATTACCAGAGCTTGGGCCAAGACAGCAGCTCCTGGTGTGTCAGGTGGCAGAACAAAGGAGAAGACAAGGATAATGACAAGATGGCTAACAATATGGAAGGAGCAAAAGATGGGGAAGTAATATTACCAAAGTCACTGGTCAAGGAAGATGCTGTAAAACCCAAGGTGCCCAATCGGGAATCAAAGAAAAGCAAATTAGAAGAATTccttaaaaaagataaaagccAGGAAGGTCTTCCACAAGATgagaacaaaagagaaagaaatcaaGCTCTGGTGGAAGATGTAGcagaaggagaggaaaaagTGTCAGAGTTAACAGAGGAGAACAAAACAGCTACACAGGAGGACAAAAATATCCCAAAACAATCCAGCACTGGATTCTTTGCCTCCCATAACCAGGAGATGAACCTGATCTCCCAGAAGCCGCCTGGGAAGATTGGTGTGTTGTTGGACTGTGATCGAGGGTGGCTGTCATTTTTCTTGGTGTCTGACTCGAAGGTCAGGCTCTGCTACAGGTTTCAGGCCCTGTTTTCTGCTCCTCTCTGCCCTGCCATATGGCTAAGAGATCCAGAGAGCACAATGACCATTAGCAAAGGACTTGAAACAACACTgcagtag
- the LOC113528053 gene encoding E3 ubiquitin/ISG15 ligase TRIM25 isoform X2: protein MNTEHHTDSVQYKHLRYDLLIHPAKKKSFRFSVNEFSGRLNFRFVRNGRGLLRTYREALLTDEDRAACSLHSTVDLSIRKQEMATKPSIIPLLLPVDELLCSICQTLLNDPVTIPCGHNFCKTCISTHWKLAFSSICCPHCRSKFPSKPDLKTNTILCAIKEHVEKVWPVSEDVSIPDEKQINCDICEEGRELSAVKTCVTCLASFCSVHATPHMNSQALAKHCLCTPVTDIKDLLCKKHSKVLEVFCMNHGTAICWQCTAKHRKCNTRSVEEMRTDWKDAAEKMTEDVQLCFEALLNTINHAQKRAISFIEAEKLGALQKIEKQKERLDDHMVSISLIKDKIDECLNNDSYFNFLLPLPQLPPEVGQLQDVQLDGQAVERMILDLQQLNSSLESQLSTMLQRREEIREKDLTSDYFRVVSGHSKRRGNLLKYSSRVTFDPVTASALVLLSEDGLTVTVEHSELLTWKDYQVNKEIGFRVLCSKEFSSGQHYWELQPPEDEDSNWAVGVTYKNSHDHYQSLGQDSSSWCVRWQNKGEDKDNDKMANNMEGAKDGEVILPKSLVKEDAVKPKVPNRESKKSKLEEFLKKDKSQEGLPQDENKRERNQALVEDVAEGEEKVSELTEENKTATQEDKNIPKQSSTGFFASHNQEMNLISQKPPGKIGVLLDCDRGWLSFFLVSDSKVRLCYRFQALFSAPLCPAIWLRDPESTMTISKGLETTLQ from the exons ATGAACACGGAGCATCACACTGACTCAGTTCAGTACAAGCACCTGCGCTATGATCTGCTGATTCACCCTGCAAAGAAAAAGAGCTTTCGTTTCAGTGTAAATGAATTTTCAGGACGGCTGAACTTTCGTTTCGTTAGAAATGGGCGTGGTCTGCTGAGGACCTACCGAGAAGCACTGCTCACTGACGAGGACCGAGCAGCCTGCAGTTTACACAGCACTGTGGACCTCTCCATAAGAAAACAAG AGATGGCCACCAAGCCGTCCATTATCCCACTCCTTCTCCCAGTGGATGAGCTTCTGTGCTCCATCTGCCAGACTCTCCTCAATGATCCTGTGACTATACCATGTGGGCACAACTTTTGTAAGACCTGCATCAGCACACACTGGAAATTAGCCTTTTCATCCATTTGCTGCCCCCACTGCCGCAGTAAGTTCCCCTCGAAGCCGGACCTAAAGACCAACACCATTCTCTGTGCTATCAAGGAGCATGTTGAGAAGGTGTGGCCAGTGTCTGAGGATGTCTCGATTCCAGATGAAAAACAGATCAACTGTGACATCTGTGAGGAGGGAAGGGAGCTGTCAGCAGTCAAGACCTGTGTGACATGCCTGGCTAGCTTTTGCAGTGTGCACGCAACACCCCATATGAATAGCCAAGCACTAGCCAAACACTGCCTGTGCACACCGGTTACAGACATCAAGGATCTGCTGTGTAAGAAGCACAGCAAAGTGCTTGAGGTGTTCTGCATGAACCATGGGACTGCCATCTGTTGGCAGTGTACAGCAAAGCACCGCAAGTGCAACACACGCTCAGTGGAAGAAATGAGGACAGACTGGAAG GATGCTGCAGAAAAGATGACTGAAGATGTGCAGCTCTGCTTTGAAGCACTGTTGAACACTATTAACCATGCCCAGAAAAGAGCCATATCTTTTATAGAAGCAGAGAAGTTGGGAGCTCTCcaaaaaatagaaaagcagAAGGAACGATTGGATGATCATATGGTTTCCATATCACTGATCAAGGATAAGATTGATGAGTGCTTAAACAATGACTCGTACTTCAACTTTCTTCTG CCTCTACCACAACTGCCTCCAGAGGTTGGTCAGCTGCAGGATGTTCAGCTGGATGGCCAAGCTGTGGAGAGGATGATATTGGATCTTCAACAACTTAACAGTAGTCTGGAATCTCAGCTCAGCACCATGCTGCAGAGAAGAGAGGAAATACGAGAAAAAG ATTTGACATCAGACTACTTCAGAGTTGTCAGCGGCCACAGCAAACGACGCGGCAACCTTTTGAAAT ATTCCAGCAGAGTGACCTTTGACCCAGTCACTGCTAGTGCCTTGGTGCTTCTCTCTGAGGATGGCCTGACTGTCACAGTGGAGCACAGTGAGCTCCTTACCTGGAAAGACTACCAAGTCAACAAAGAGATAGGCTTCAGGGTGCTGTGTTCAAAAGAGTTCAGCAGTGGGCAGCACTACTGGGAGCTTCAGCCACCGGAGGATGAGGACAGCAACTGGGCCGTGGGTGTGACGTACAAAAACAGTCACGACCATTACCAGAGCTTGGGCCAAGACAGCAGCTCCTGGTGTGTCAGGTGGCAGAACAAAGGAGAAGACAAGGATAATGACAAGATGGCTAACAATATGGAAGGAGCAAAAGATGGGGAAGTAATATTACCAAAGTCACTGGTCAAGGAAGATGCTGTAAAACCCAAGGTGCCCAATCGGGAATCAAAGAAAAGCAAATTAGAAGAATTccttaaaaaagataaaagccAGGAAGGTCTTCCACAAGATgagaacaaaagagaaagaaatcaaGCTCTGGTGGAAGATGTAGcagaaggagaggaaaaagTGTCAGAGTTAACAGAGGAGAACAAAACAGCTACACAGGAGGACAAAAATATCCCAAAACAATCCAGCACTGGATTCTTTGCCTCCCATAACCAGGAGATGAACCTGATCTCCCAGAAGCCGCCTGGGAAGATTGGTGTGTTGTTGGACTGTGATCGAGGGTGGCTGTCATTTTTCTTGGTGTCTGACTCGAAGGTCAGGCTCTGCTACAGGTTTCAGGCCCTGTTTTCTGCTCCTCTCTGCCCTGCCATATGGCTAAGAGATCCAGAGAGCACAATGACCATTAGCAAAGGACTTGAAACAACACTgcagtag